In a single window of the Botrytis cinerea B05.10 chromosome 10, complete sequence genome:
- the Bcpib2 gene encoding Bcpib2 gives MPVQQFTASPSQYTLYNSQQISPTNTTPPTPNNASPTSPRNGLPNYLPAHTRQLRPPKSPLYVPAVLRPTDPPKRMMKPSPLTPPQSMHSSFDDLESATTLTRRSTGDSGKFGLGAITESEWSVEGLGKVTALPSRNHWKPDSESSICDETTCTKYFTYFTRRHHCRRCGNIFCDQHSGYSIPLDQDANYHPKGTQSRSCEHCWHEYRSWSIARSSRSNSESSQDEPRTPTTPVVNCVRGRVVDNLIGQQLKGPPESLPASVPRDWHWSTF, from the exons ATGCCGGTCCAACAATTCACGGCCTCTCCTTCTCAATATACCCTCTACAACAGCCAACAAATATCTCCGACAAATACCACTCCGCCAACCCCAAATAATGCTTCTCCTACTTCACCAAGAAATGGACTGCCAAATTATCTACCAGCACATACTAGACAGTTGCGACCACCCAAGTCCCCATTGTATGTGCCAGCGGTTTTGAGACCGACAGATCCACCCAAGAGAATGATGAAGCCATCGCCACTTACTCCACCACAAAGCATGCACAGCagctttgatgatttggagagCGCAACAACATTGACTAGACGATCGACTGGAGACAGCGGAAAGTTCGGATTGGGCGCAATAACTGAATCTGAATGGAGTGTCGAGGGACTTGGAAAGGTAACCGCATTGCCATCAAGAAATCACTGGAAG CCTGATTCCGAATCCTCTATCTGCGACGAAACTACTTGCACAAAATACTTCACCTACTTTACAAGGCGGCATCATTGTCGGCGCTGTGGAAACATTTTCTGCGATCAACACTCTGGTTATTCAATCCCTCTTGATCAAGATGCCAATTACCACCCAAAGGGTACTCAAAGCCGCTCCTGCGAACACTGCTGGCACGAGTATAGAAGCTGGTCTATTGCACGATCCAGTCGATCCAACAGCGAAAGTTCTCAGGACGAACCTAGAACTCCTACTACTCCAGTGGTCAATTGTGTCAGAGGTAGAGTTGTTGACAATCTCATCGGCCAACAATTGAAAGGTCCACCCGAAAGTCTTCCAGCAAGTGTCCCAAGAGATTGGCACTGGAGCACTTTTTAG
- the Bcarl3 gene encoding Bcarl3 yields the protein MYHLAKGLYRYATSKEEYSVLLLGLDNAGKTTLHTQIKSLYSPHNPAPADPSQLKTVPTVGQNVSTIDLPDMYLKIWDIGGQHSLRKLWQSYYTSCHAIVFIIDSTDIGSGDLADLDSDTGDQDVGRLEECKLVLEDVLKSVETEGVPVLVLANKQDREDCVEVVRIKEGLVKRVFEGEGGGAIRDSRVLPISALGGTGVREAVEWVRSRVVWNREGRPPVMR from the exons ATGTATCATTTAGCAAAGGGATTGTATCGATATGCCACTAGTAAAGAGG AATACTCCGTTCTCCTCCTCGGCCTTGACAATGCTGGCAAGACTACTCTCCACacccaaatcaaatctctaTATTCCCCGCACAACCCCGCTCCCGCCGATCCCTCACAGCTGAAAACAGTACCCACCGTCGGTCAAAATGTCTCCACCATCGACCTTCCAGATATGTATCTGAAGATTTGGGATATAGGAGGACAACATTCTCTTCGAAAACTATGGCAATCTTACTATACTAGTTGTCACGCCATTGTCTTCATAATCGATAGTACCGACATTGGGTCTGGTGATCTCGCTGATCTGGACTCTGATACTGGGGATCAAGATGTAGGGAGATTGGAGGAGTGTAAATTGGTATTAGAAGATGTGCTGAAAAGTGTGGAGACGGAAGGAGTTCCGGTACTGGTTTTAGCGAATAAACAGGACAGGGAGGATTGCGTGGAAGTTGTGAGGATTAAAGAGGGTTTAGTGAAGAGGGTttttgagggagagggaggcgGTGCAATTAGAGACAGTAGGGTTTTACCGATTAGTGCTTTGGGTGGAACGGGGGTAAGGGAGGCGGTAGAGTGGGTGAGAAGTAGAGTTGTTTGGAATAGGGAGGGGAGGCCACCTGTTATGCGGTAG